The genome window gagtaacatcaaagatcgctGATCACTGATCACCATAGCAGATATAatcataatgaaaaagtttgagacattacaaaaattaccaaaatgtgacacagagaccaaAAGGGAGCaactgctgttggaaaaatggcgctgAAAGACTTGCTTAACACctggttgccacaaaccttcgatttgtaaaaaatgcagtatctgctcAATGAAACAAATACTTGTGcctcagaaattaaaaacaaaagccgtGGCCATCGTGGCCCTGTGAGCTGGGGACCTGCACTTGGGGTTGGTGTCGTGGGGACTCAGGGACCTGCCTTCCTGGTTCCCAAGGACACGTGCCTTCTCTCCCACTGCCCCAGTCACTCAGGTCTCCAAGGATTTGGAAAGACACAAGGGTGACGAGATGGCTCAGAAATCCCAGGGTGAGTGAGCTCAGCTCAGGGTccagggaaaggagaggaggtggggatggATGAGCAGATGGGACCGGGCTCTAGACCACTACAAACTGCGCAGTGAGCAGCTGACCCTAAAGACTCAGGCCAAGGGGGGTTGGTGGGGGCGAGTCTGAGAACTTGCCTCCCACTGAGCCCCTCCCCTGCGACCAGCTGCCCAGATGTTGCAGAACATGGAGAAGATCCAAGCTGAACAGAAGAGAATGGAATCTCAGGGTGAGAGTTGGGGCGGGGATGGGGGTGCTGTGgagctgggggccaggctgggggacTCTCAGCCCTGCAGGCATCATCCCTGACACCAGtcctgcccaccccctccaccagAGTCTGAGCTCTTCCAGAACCTGGATGGTCTTCGTGCTGATCTGAGCAACCTGAAATCTCTGAGTGAGCCTTGGGAGGGGCGGCGGGAAGGCGGGGGGCCAGGGAGGTATGCCTGCTCTTGTGCCTCCCAAAGTGAAAGCACTTTGTCCCTGCTTCCTGCCCCTCCACCAACAACCCAACCACTCAAGATATGAACGAGAGACGCATGGCCTTGGAGTCCCTGGAAAGACTGCAGGAGGAGATACAGAAGCTGTGGGTAGAGCTGCGTGAGTCCAACGGTGAGTGTGTGCGTCCGTGCTGGCAGGGGTGTTGTGCACACGTGTGACAACGTGGGTGTGTTCCAATGTGCAGTAGAGGTGTGTGCATGACGACGTGGATGGATCTGTGCTGACGCGTGTGTCAGGGCTGACGGGGGCCACACGAGTAAGCCCTTTCAGATTCCAACAGTCCCCTCCACCAGCCTGGGTAGGGGACTCCCACACTTTTTTCTCCTCCAAGTAAAAGCTGTCCCACCATCGCTGGGTTCTCTTCCCTGATCTCTCCTCTGCCGTCTCCGCTCAGCAGACGGCCTTGGGGAGGACGCCCTTGGCCACAGCCCTCCCGGAGGATTGCCCGACCCAGCCAGGGGGCCGGAGGGGGGGTCACCCCTGCAGCAGTGGGGACACTGGGGACCACTGCGTCTTCCCCAGGGGTGGCACTGATGGAGGCAATGCTGGCAAGTTACGAGGGTTGTGGGGGTGTCCCCAGCAGGCCAGCGGACTGCAGAAGAGCAGATAGTCAATTGCTGTGCCTTTAACCTGGAGTGGAATTTGGGTGTTACAGCCCTGAAGTCCCTGCCGGCTCCCCCTACCCTAGCTGCACCCTTGAGTTTTGACCTTCCACCCCTGGGAAGCCCCAGCTGCCCCAACCAGgtcagagaagaggaaggatctCTGCTTGGTGTGGAGGAGTGCTGTCTCCTGGGACCTGGTGTGGTCGTGGGAATCCCAGCAAGAAACCCCGCTTTGCTCCTCTTGGGGAGGGGGGGAGCCTGGATCGGGCTCACTCGGACAGGTCACCTTCTGATTCCCACTCAGTCCTTGAGTTCCCCATCGCCAAGTCTGGCCCCACGTCCCAGGGTCTGAGCCTGGCTCTGCCGGCTCTGTCACAGTGACCACATGACACCCAGCCAGGGCACCATCCCCCAAGTTTCCTTGAAGGGACCAGCAATGCTCTCCTTGTGTTTTAATGCTACCCCCCCCCGGGGGCCACACACTGGCTACTTTTTGACATATGAGATGTTTCTCAAACTGCTGCAGACCCCCGGCCCCTCAGAAAAATCCCCCCAAAGCCAAGGAGCCCTCCACCAACATCACTCGAAGCAAATCTACTTTAAGTCACGAGTGAGTCAACGCAGCCGCAGTGGGTTTGACCTCCCGATGGGGAGTGCTGGTGCTGGTGACAGGACCTGAGTTTCcttggggaaggggtgaggggacAGAAAGACAAGGTGGCCCCTGATGGGGGCCGTTGGGGGTACCCAGCCCTCTAgtctcctcccacccctgacCAACTAGAAGGAAGTCATTTCAGTTTCCCAGAAAGTGGTCAAGAGCGCTGCTTCTGGGGGCGCTGGCCACGATggtggaggccagggatactACAGGAGGTGCTGGTGGGGACAGTCACGGGGGAGGTGGTGCTGGCTCTCTTGATGTCAGCACTGCTGTGGGCGCTGGTGACTAAGATGTGGCTGGCGTGGTTAAGGTGGAGTCGTGGTAGAGAGGTGTTGCTGGCCATCGTGGGGATCCGCAGGGATGCTACTGATCAAGGCGTTACTGACAGTGGTGGTTGGGGAGCTGCTGGCCGTGGAGCTGGTGGTGTGGTGACCGATGGTGCCTAAGGTGTTGCAGGCCACAAATGTATTTATGGTGATGGTGTTGTTGGTGGTCGAAGTGCTGCTGGCCAAGGGGTGTTTATGGTTGCGGTGCCTGACGTTCTGCTCACGATGTAGGCGGTTGAGGTGCTTCTGGGGTGGAGCTGGTCTTTCATGGTCAGCAGCAAATCTCCGGGGAAGACGGCAGCCTGGGGGACTCTCTGTCAGGCTCTGGGGTGGATCTGCTTTCAGCCCAGGCCCCCGGAGAGATGCTGCCACCCACCCTGCCCATGGTACCCATGCTGCCCACCACGGTGCCCGCCACGATGCCCACCACAGCCCCTGCCACGGTGCCCACCACAGTGCCGACCACAGCCCCCACCACAGTGCCCGCCACGGCCCCTGCCACGGTGCCCACCACAGTGCCGACCACGGCCCCCACCACAGTGCCCGCCACGGCCCCTGCCACGGTGCCCACCACAGTGCTGACCATGGCCCCCGCCACAGTGCCCACCATGGTACCCGCCACAGCGCCCACCACAGCCGCCCCCCTCAGCCTCTCCTCCACCCCAGGCTCCACGTGCAACACGTGCCCTGAGAAGTGGGTCAGTTTCCAAAGGAAGTGTTACTACTTTGGCGAGGGCGCCAAGAAATGGATCCAGGCCCGCTTTGCCTGCAGCGACTTGCACGGACGGCTGGTCAGCATCCACAGCCAGGAGGAGCAGGTGGGCCTGGGTTCCGCTGAGGGCGCGCTGGTGGGAGATCTGCAgatcccacccccacctcctggatGATGCTCGTGGCAgtggcggtggtgctggggagggggacGCAGGCACGtctccccagccctcctgccctgtcctgctccCCAGGACTTCCTGACCAAACACGCTAACAAGAGGGGCTCCTGGATTGGCCTCCGGGACCTGGACATTGAGGGGGAGTTCATCTGGATGGACAAGAAACCCCTGAACTATAggtgaggaggggggaggggggccttTCTGGGATGAGAGGAGAGGGTATTTGGAGGGCATGTGCCCCAGGCCCATGGGAAGCTTCTGGACTGCAGCTGAGGTCGGGGAGtggtgcagagggggcaggggcTGTCAGGGTCCACATCTCGGGGCACATCCCAGGAGACTCAGGGCCGAGGCAGATGGTCAGGGTTTGGAGGCAGGTCCAGACTAAGGGGAGAAGAAGGGGATGAGGGTGTCTCCAGGATGCAGGGAGTTGGAGTGGGAATCCAGGGATGGTGTGAGGAGGGCCCAGACTTGGAGGGATGCGTCGAGGGTGAAGGCAGTGGgagccctccctctcccccaccttccGACCCCGAATCCTTCTCTTTCAGCAACTGGCAGCCGGGGGAGCCCAACGACGCGGGTCAGGGCGAGAACTGCGTGATGATGCAGGCCTCCGGGAAGTGGAACGATGCCTTCTGCAACAACCGGCTGGACGGCTGGGTGTGCGACCGGCTGGCCGCATGCTGAGCTCCCGCCTGCTCTGCCCCCTCGGCCCTGGGTCCCCTGGGAGGTGCCCCAAGATGTGGACCCCGACAGCCCCCTGCCTGCTCGCCAGgtgcacccctcccccacttcaaaTATGGGAACAGCCTAGCCCACCGTGTGATACTGAGGACCCCAACCAAGGCCTGGACGCccctttttgtggctgaagagTCCAGATGACATCTCCTCCCGACCCAGCAGAAGCAGCTGACTATCATCCCCGATTCTGGCCAACACTCCAGAGGGCTTGTCCCTTGCTCCTCAGCCCAGCAGCCAtcacccctttcctgcccttGAGTGCCTGGAGTTCCCACTTTGAGAATTCCTACCCGCAAGCCTAGAGGTTagaagccccctccccactggggcacagtgcctggcagcccagccctgcagggagctgCACAGGAAACTTCAGACTCCTGcgttcttcctccacctccacctcgcCATCTCCTGATGCAGCGCGTGTGTCCTGCAGCAAAGGACAGAGACCCCCAGCTCAGCCAACCTGTCCTCCCTGCCCGCCCTACATCAATAACATGAGGTGATGATGGCCCCTTGGACTGGCCCCTCCTCGGGGCCTCACTGGCTCTAGTCTCCAGGTGTGCAACGTGGGAGCTGGGAGTTCCTGGTGCCTGAGGACACCTCTGAGTATGCGGAACTGAAGTAGCGTTCATACGTCCCCACTTTCCCCCCCCTACTTTATTATAAGCATTTACTCAGCAGGGCCCAGAGATGAAGAATGGGGTTCAGTGGAGCAAAGAGTACCCCTAGACCCCCAGGAATATAGTTGGGCAGGACAGTGGACCACCTGAACCTAGTTCCCAGCCCAGAAGCGGGATGGCTGGAGAGGCTGGTGGAGAGGTGGCCAGATCACCTGGCGGCCAGTTCAGATCCTGAGGTGCTGGCCCCGTCCCTACTCAGACAGCACCAGCCCCAGGCTTGGCCCAGGTCCGCCCCCCACCTCTGGGAGTCCGTAGGAGGCAGACCCGGATCTCAGGCTACCCGTGGTTAAGCGCctcactgcccaccccacccccagttccTCGCCAGAAAAGGAAGAGGTGGACGTGCTCACGTGATTCTTGGGCCCACTCGAGAAAGAGGAACTCATGAAGAGAGACTCACACTGGATCACCTAGGACCTGGGAGTCAAGGGCCAGGCCAAGCCAAGCCCCAGCCATGTGGAGGGggtgctggggagaacaccctgGGGTTCAGGATGGGGCGGGGACAGAGCTGGCCCCTTGGAGTGAAACATGGGCTGGAACCCCCAGTGACCTGTTATCTCTCCCCATCACCCACCCCCAGATTTGTCTCCCCCAGATCTACTCAGAACTCCAGGCCAGTGCACAGCTGCCCACCCCGGCTCTCCTTGCAGAAACTCCCGCCCCAGCCTCCTAGTTACTCAGGCCAGCACGGGGTCACCCTCGCCAcgtctttctctcaccaccccaCCTCCAAACCCGTAAGAAAAGGCCATGGGCTCAGGAAGTCAAGCCACTTCTTACTCGCTCTTGCCACGGCCTTGGTGTAGCCCCATCTTCAATCAGCCTGGCCTCCCTCTTCACTGCCCCAAACTTCCCAGAAGTGTCTTCCCagctcagagaaagacaaagttcGCCAGGGTCCTTTGTGATGGCAGAACCCCTCCACGCACCCGACCTCCTCCAACCCCAGCCTCACCGTTTCTTCAACATTTAGGCTCActgccacctcagggcctttgcacatgctgctgcCTCCAGCTCCTCAGTGAAGCCTGTCCTCAGCTCCCCTCCGTCCCACTTAAAATGACACCTCCTGACACCCCATCCCTTTTACCCCCCTGTACTTTCATCGCGGCCCCCTTCTCTCAGCAGAATGTGTGATCTACTTCATCTGTTTGTTTCAGGAGGGCAAGGGCCTTTGTTTTGTTCTCAGCTGTatccccagagcctggcacacaggaggtgctcaataaatatttgttgcctTAACATGTGACTTTCTTTCGGGGCTTGTGAATCAAGGGAGGCTGCCTGCCTCATTCCCCACGGGCCAGTGCTGGGTGCGTCCTCCTCACTGCCCCCCACCCGTCTGGGGGCTTCGGTCCCCAGCATCCTAAGTCAGAGCCGCTGTGATGGGAGCCTCTCTCTGAACCCCCTGGCCCCACAATCCTATGGTTTGTTCCAAACCTTCTCCCTTCTCCACAAGTCCCTCCTCACCCTCTGCGGACAGCAGCAGACCCTGGGCCCTCCTCTCCCAGCTCGCATCCCAAGGGACCCCCGCATCCCCTCCCTTGGGGTCCAGccgtgtcccctcccctcctgccctatTTCTCTGGCATCCTTCACTGCCTGGCCTGTGGATGGATCAGCCGTTTCCTGATCGTCTCCACGCTCGAGCTCCGTAGTTTATTTATCCAGTTGACACGCACGACTCCTTTGCGATGCGCTGAGGTTTGTTCTGACCATCAGCTGCTGGGATGAAACTGCCCTCGACCAAGCCTGGTGTCCCCTGCCTTCCCATCTCAGGCTGCCTTCCAGAGAGCTGAAAAGCTGCACCCACCCCACCCTTAAGCCCTTCCCATTAGCAGTGAGGTGGACCCAGCCAAAAGCACCTGAGGTTCCTTTTCAAAAGACTTACTCAGGTCctagggggtggggacagggaggacTGGCAGAAGTTTGCCAGGCAAAAGTCCTGAAGGGCTTCCCTTGAGAGGGAGGAGTGCCCAGGGACCAAGGGTGGTGGGGAAAAGGGCAAGGTTTGcctgaaatgtaattttttaccttctatttttttttaaaaacaagaaacaagtTCGCCGGTTGATCGCCTGTTTAGCAATTAACTTCAAGTTATTTTAGGCACCCAGATGATTCTGCAGTGAGCCCACTCATTTCCCCTTGAGAACCAGGTGCCTCAGGCtaggttctcaaagtgtggccagGGGAGTCCCAGCAGTTCCTAGGAActtgtgagaaatgcaaatccccGGCACACCCGGATCTGCAGAATCTGAAACTCTGGAGTAGGGTCGGGGGGGGGGCAGCCACCCCAGTCTGCACACAGTCTATGCCCTTGAAACCTGCTTCTCAGACACATAGGAAAGTCCTGGGGACCTTGGTAAAGGCAGACTCTGAGTGGGTAGCCTAGGGTGGGCCTGAGGGTCTTCATTTCTGACAACCTCCGGGGGATGTGGATGCTgaggtcttggaccacactttgagttaACAAgtgcccaaaaaaaaaaaaagttgacaaaCAACCACTCTCTGCCTGTTTTCTAGATACACAGCCACACCCGTCCCTTAACCTACAGCTGTCTACAGAGCAGTCAGACAGACTGCTGGGTGTAAACCATCCActgtctggtcctttacagaaaaagtgcaCCAGCCCCAGGTCTCAGGGCATCTCCCTTAGCTTGATCCCTCCACCAGGATACCCAGCTCCTGGCCACCCACCTCTGCCGCTCCCCCTCAACCAACTTCAGCCTTTGGATGGCCTCCAATTGTGACACCAGGAAGTGCCAGCGTTCTCCCCACTCCAGCAGCCCCTTGAGCCAGATTTATCTTGACAAGCCCTGGGCCTCCCCCAGTCCCCAAGCTGAGTCAGATccgcccccccacctccccacccccacctccctactCTGTTATTAACATGCTTGGCCTTGGCCTCCATTACCAGCCTGAGACATCGGCCTGGGGCAAGGCGCTGAGTGGCTCTCCGAGGCCCCCACACAAGACACAAGACACAAGACACACTCGGGAAGGCGGCTCAGCATCCTTTATCTCCGCGGGGTCAGCGGCCCTCCAGGGCCCGGTCTCGGGCGATGACCGCCTCCTCGAACTTGATCATGAGCGTAGTGCCCTTGTGCCAGTGCGCCGTGACCTTGGCGGGGAAGCCGCTGTGCGTGAGCACCGCCTCCACGATGCCCGCCGTGAAGCTGGCGCAGTTGAGCGTGCTGTTCTCCTTGGGCACCGAGATGTAGGTGTTGATGAGCGGCTCCCGCTCGATGATGTAGAAGGTGCGCGCGTCGTCGTTGGCCTGCTCCAGCTTGTCGGCCTCCTTGCCGAAGAGCGCCTTCCACACGGCGCCCTTAACGAACAGCAGCGCGCCCAGCACCTTGGTTTCGCGCCGGGCACCCTTTTCTCGAGCCACCAGCGCGTCCAGGACGCGGGCGCCCACCTGGCGGCCCAGCGCGGCCAGGCGCGCCTGCAGCTCGGCCACCGAGAAGACGCGGCTCTGGCAGTGCTGCACCAGCTCGGAGAAGAGCAGCGCGAAGGCGCTCAGGCTCACCTCGGTGCGCGGCCGGGCCAGCGCGCGCTCCAGCAGCGCCGACTTCCCGCGCGTGAAGCGCGCCTCCATGCCGCCGCCGCCCTGCGGGGAGACCGGGAAACGTGGGGGTCAGAGGCGGGAGAACCCCGGGGGTCCCCCTCCCTTGTGTGCTCCATCGCTGCCTTCCTACGTGGGAAGAGATGAGTGGAAGGCAAGGAGGCATCCACCTGCGCGTAAAGCACACCTCCATTACGGGCAACCAGTGACGGACAACGGGAGACGGAATAGGCTTCTACCCTTGGCGAGGAGAGGGTttgggagggaggaggattgAGAGGGAAGACGGGAGAGACGAGAGGGGGACCAGAAGGGGGCGCTGGAAACCACCCCCAACCCTCGAGTTCCAGGTGATACTCGTGCTTTAATATCAGCGTCACGACCCTCTCCGCCACCTGTGCAAGTAACAAGAAAATTAGTGCTTGGGAAGGGGGACGTCAGACCTAGGGCAGGGAGGGGACGAGGAGGTCAGCGGCAACTGTCCCGCCCCCACCATGCACTCCAGCAGCAACAGCGCTGACTTCCCAGGATAAAGAGAacttctctgcctctcccctgaGGAAAGCCAGAGAAACCGAATGAGTAGGAGTTCTGTTCAGACTAACGGCCAGGCGGGTTGGGGGCGTGGGGCGCCGGCAAGATATATAGGGCAAGCCAGGAGAAGGTGCTGCGAACCGTTCCAAACCCGCGCCCTCGGGCAACACCGATTTGTCTTGCACAAAGCGTGCTTCTTTAAGTGGGCCTGCGTTTGTAacgaaacgaaacaaaacaaaacaaagcaaaaaccctAACTAGAGCGGGGCCAGAGAAGGCGTCGGGAGCAGCCCACCCCCTTGCTCCCAGAAAGGTAGCAGCACAGTGGGAAACAAGAGAGAGAGGGCGCCCCCTCCTGGCTCCCCGCCATCCCAGAACATGAAGCCACAGCTGTAGGTGGCGGGAGAACCCCGGAAGCGGCTTGTTGGGAGAAAACCCCAAGGGGGTGCTGAGACACACTGTGGCTTTGCGATGGGGGTGGCAGCGGATGGGGGGGGATCCCAAGGGCGGAgacatcctccctcctcccattCACCAAGGGTGGGATCAGGAGGGGTAGCTGAGAACCCCGCCCCCACTGGGCAGGGACCCGGCCAGAGGTGGGAATGGTCTGGGCATGCTGAGGTCCCCAACCAGGTCTGCGTGGGAGACGGAAAGACCAGTGGACCAGCGAGGGAGGGGAGTCCCAGGAGCTGCAGGACACCCCTGCCCCGGTGCACAGCCGCCTACATGGGGAGGGCCCAGCGCGCGAGATGGGAAGGGGGGATGTTGAGACCCCCTCCACCGGGCTGCCATGGGGGTTGGTGAGCTGAGCCGCGTTAAGACCGGGACCTCGGCTCCGGCGTAGACCAGACAGAGGCACCGGGGAGGAGCCCACCCTCCTCGCTTGTCCCCCGGGGTGGGCCGAGGCTGGCTGATCGGGAATCACGGACGCCGAGACCCTGGCCCAGGACCAGTGACCCACGGGGAGGGATCGGGGAGCGGACAAGGCCCGGCAACGGGAGGGGTCGTGGCGGGCGGGGTCTTACCGGGAACTGCGGCCGGCGATTCGGCCGAGCTGCTTTACGGCGTCGTAAAAAGGCCCGGCATGCGCAGGCGCCGCAGCGGGACGGGCGTGTGGGCGGGGCGCGAGCAGTCATTCTGGAGAGTGGCCGCACGGGGGCGCCCGTGTCCGTGGGGCCCGACCGAGGGACGCGGCGTGGCGGTTAGGAGCCTCGCTGGCCTTGGTTGGCCCACGATCGGGGGGACAGTAGCACGGGTGGTCACCTGCTCAGGAGTACAGGCTCGACGATCGGTACATGTGCGTCCTTGAGCCTATGTCTGCCTGTCTCAGGGGCACATGTATGTCCTCGGGCACACGTCTTGTAGGGGCACATGTATGGCCATTTGCGCATGCTCACTAGTCTTAGCGACACACCAATGCCTGTGTGCACATGTCCACTTGCCTTAGGGACAAATGTATGCCCGTGGGCACGTGTTCTCTTAGGGGATGTACAGCCTTGAGCAATGGGCATAGTACACTTACCGGCACCTGTGCTCATGGATACATGCTCTGTGGACAGAATCACCCACCAGCACAGGAACACCCATGGGTACAGACTCAGAGATACGCATCCGCGGGCCCTTGCACACTTAGGGAGACCTTGTACATCTCAGGTCCCAAACCTTCATGGGTACACACTCAGGGTGCAGGGGCTTGGCTCCTCCCTGGGTACACATTCATGGGCCCACTGGGGGAATTTGTTCTCACACCGCCTGGGGCCCCAGGGTTCCTGGCATCACGTCCACGTGTTCACTGCCCTCCCCCAATTCCCAAGTCTGACCACTTACAGACCCTCCCCGACAACGTCCCGAAGCCTCCCAGCCACACCAATAAAAGACTGGAAAGCCACGTGGTTTCCCTTTGTCCTTTATCTTCATGAATCACGGAAAGTGAGTGCAGAAACAAATGGACACATTTACGCAGACGCTCTGAACCCCCTCGGTGACATAATCAGACACGCTCATGTTGACACACACCTGTTCACGCTGGCACAGGCAGTGACACGTTTATACACTTATCCCGCAGGGCACACGTGTGTTTATACTGACAATGAAATGGGCACGCGCAACATGTATCACCAACACCCACACCCCACAGTGACACACCTTTGTGGTTGCTGCTGACACGGCCACCCACCGTGACATGCattacactcacacacaccatGCTACACACGTGTGTCACACGTTCAGGTGTGCACACCACACCTGCTGTGACTCCCACCTGCAACCTTCACCCATAGCACCTTCCTGTGGGGACACACTGAAATACCCACCCTCCCCGAACTATTTACCCccatacacatgtgcacacacacacacgtaacgTCACAACACTCATTTGCCAAGATATGTGATTTTCTACACGTGGGATGAAGGACAGGTTTGGACCAGGCTGGGGCCCCCATCTTCCATCTTCACTGAGGGATGCGATCTTGTCCTCCCAGCTGCAGCCAGGGCTTCAACGCCTTCTCATTGATTTAGATGAGGGGCCTGCGGCGTTGGGGGTGAGGGGTAAAGGGTGGAAACCCAAGGTCAGGCAGATTCCACTCTCAGAAGGGAATCTAGGGCCAAATCAGGGGGGTGGACCCCTcatcttcctcccctccctccccagctccaaCTTACTTGGATTTGGCATCTTCAGCATCTCGATTTTGTCTAACTTAGCCCTGGTTTCACTTATGGCTAGGGGCgggagagacagaagaaaacTGAGGTGGGGCTTCGCCACATTTACTGGAAACTCCCTGTTTGACCCCCAAGCTGGGGTGCCACAGAGCCCGTGGACTTGGAGTTTTCCAGCAGCA of Vicugna pacos chromosome 22, VicPac4, whole genome shotgun sequence contains these proteins:
- the FCER2 gene encoding low affinity immunoglobulin epsilon Fc receptor isoform X3, producing MEESSFSDFPKFTRRRRCCRKGVQLALLGLVTAALWAGLLTLLLLWHWDTLRNLKQLEENAARNVTQVSKDLERHKGDEMAQKSQAAQMLQNMEKIQAEQKRMESQESELFQNLDGLRADLSNLKSLNMNERRMALESLERLQEEIQKLWVELRESNGSTCNTCPEKWVSFQRKCYYFGEGAKKWIQARFACSDLHGRLVSIHSQEEQDFLTKHANKRGSWIGLRDLDIEGEFIWMDKKPLNYSNWQPGEPNDAGQGENCVMMQASGKWNDAFCNNRLDGWVCDRLAAC
- the FCER2 gene encoding low affinity immunoglobulin epsilon Fc receptor isoform X1; translated protein: MEESSFSDFPKFTRRRRCCRKGVQLALLGLVTAALWAGLLTLLLLWHWDTLRNLKQLEENAARNVTQVSKDLERHKGDEMAQKSQAAQMLQNMEKIQAEQKRMESQESELFQNLDGLRADLSNLKSLNMNERRMALESLERLQEEIQKLWVELRESNAQAPGEMLPPTLPMVPMLPTTVPATMPTTAPATVPTTVPTTAPTTVPATAPATVPTTVPTTAPTTVPATAPATVPTTVLTMAPATVPTMVPATAPTTAAPLSLSSTPGSTCNTCPEKWVSFQRKCYYFGEGAKKWIQARFACSDLHGRLVSIHSQEEQDFLTKHANKRGSWIGLRDLDIEGEFIWMDKKPLNYSNWQPGEPNDAGQGENCVMMQASGKWNDAFCNNRLDGWVCDRLAAC
- the TRAPPC5 gene encoding trafficking protein particle complex subunit 5 → MEARFTRGKSALLERALARPRTEVSLSAFALLFSELVQHCQSRVFSVAELQARLAALGRQVGARVLDALVAREKGARRETKVLGALLFVKGAVWKALFGKEADKLEQANDDARTFYIIEREPLINTYISVPKENSTLNCASFTAGIVEAVLTHSGFPAKVTAHWHKGTTLMIKFEEAVIARDRALEGR
- the FCER2 gene encoding low affinity immunoglobulin epsilon Fc receptor isoform X2 translates to MTPHGQAEGRGPGPAPRHQDFPKFTRRRRCCRKGVQLALLGLVTAALWAGLLTLLLLWHWDTLRNLKQLEENAARNVTQVSKDLERHKGDEMAQKSQAAQMLQNMEKIQAEQKRMESQESELFQNLDGLRADLSNLKSLNMNERRMALESLERLQEEIQKLWVELRESNGSTCNTCPEKWVSFQRKCYYFGEGAKKWIQARFACSDLHGRLVSIHSQEEQDFLTKHANKRGSWIGLRDLDIEGEFIWMDKKPLNYSNWQPGEPNDAGQGENCVMMQASGKWNDAFCNNRLDGWVCDRLAAC